From Maridesulfovibrio ferrireducens, a single genomic window includes:
- a CDS encoding DEAD/DEAH box helicase — MGDQVVHHRVIDGNSALYGESRHKWPESLDCVMNFREIENLYSHQSEATDYARAGRNVVVATPTASGKTLTYNLPVLEQCLRNPDNHALYLFPLKALAQDQLKTFNEMTALLPENIRPDAAIYDGDTTPYKRKKIRDNPPSVILTNPEMLHLSILPYHERWASFIAGLTHIVVDEVHTYRGVMGSHMAMVFRRLLRICNFYGATPSFVFSSATVGNPAALCNSLTGLEVTAITESGAASGKRNFVFFNPVVSPSNAAIQLLKAALTRGLRTIVYTQSRKMTELIAMWVSEKAGKYKDKISAYRAGFLPEERREIELKMSSGELLAVISTSALELGIDIGGLDLCIMVGYPGSIMATLQRGGRVGRSNQESAVILIGQEDALDQYFMRHPEDFFSRPPENAVLNPYNPVIMEKHLICAASELTLRENDYLLKDDKIRSRVLELEQEGVLLRNKRGDEIYSKRKRPHREISLRGAGGTIHIEDYDTSEPIGTIDEVKAYSEAHEGAVYIHRGNTYCIKELDLASRKISAVKQRVGYYTRARKNKSTQILEIYSQKTVFGIVMRFGKLKVTEQVTGYEKRAVRGGQLLGIVPLDLPPVIFETQGLWMEISSEIKLRAEDEFIHFMGGIHAVEHAAIGILPLMVLTDRNDLGGISTPMHEQVDGPAVFIYDGIPGGAGLTMQAFEHAEELLERTLQIVLDCECELGCPTCVHSPKCGSGNRPIDKSAAIFVLQNMIHGETPKNIEDINMLLRPFGEEIKKEVIEPKNFGVLDVETRRSAQEVGGWNKAERMGISIAVLYDSEEDKFFEYEEHQIPEMIDRLQKMDLIIGFNIDRFDYKVLSGVHAFHYKGLPTLDLLIKVHEKLGYRLKLDNIAQATLDTAKSADGLQALEWWKEGRLDLITDYCKQDVAVTRDVYLFGKENGYVLFTNKDKKKVRLPVEW; from the coding sequence ATGGGGGATCAGGTCGTTCATCACAGAGTGATTGACGGTAATAGTGCTTTGTACGGTGAATCGCGTCATAAATGGCCTGAATCTCTTGATTGCGTTATGAATTTCAGAGAAATAGAGAATCTTTACTCTCATCAGTCGGAAGCAACTGACTACGCCCGTGCCGGAAGAAATGTCGTAGTTGCAACACCTACCGCCAGTGGTAAAACACTTACTTATAATCTGCCTGTTCTTGAACAATGTCTGCGTAATCCTGATAACCACGCTCTTTACCTCTTTCCGCTCAAAGCTCTTGCACAGGATCAGCTTAAAACTTTCAATGAAATGACTGCCCTTCTGCCAGAAAATATCAGGCCGGATGCAGCAATTTATGACGGTGATACCACCCCCTATAAACGTAAAAAAATACGCGATAATCCACCGTCTGTTATTCTTACCAATCCTGAAATGCTTCACTTATCCATCCTGCCTTATCACGAACGATGGGCTTCTTTTATTGCCGGACTTACACATATCGTTGTGGATGAAGTGCATACTTATCGCGGCGTGATGGGTTCACACATGGCTATGGTTTTCCGCAGACTGCTCAGAATATGTAACTTTTACGGAGCGACCCCTTCTTTTGTTTTTTCATCAGCGACAGTCGGTAATCCGGCCGCTCTTTGTAATTCTCTGACGGGTCTTGAAGTTACAGCAATTACTGAAAGTGGAGCCGCATCAGGAAAACGCAATTTTGTTTTTTTCAATCCTGTGGTCAGCCCTTCAAATGCAGCTATACAGCTGCTCAAAGCCGCACTTACCAGAGGTTTACGAACAATAGTCTATACACAGTCCCGCAAAATGACTGAACTCATAGCCATGTGGGTGAGTGAAAAAGCCGGAAAATATAAAGATAAAATAAGTGCATACAGAGCAGGATTTCTTCCTGAGGAAAGAAGAGAAATTGAATTAAAAATGTCCTCAGGCGAATTACTTGCAGTAATATCCACAAGCGCGCTTGAACTCGGAATTGATATCGGCGGACTGGATCTCTGTATTATGGTCGGCTATCCCGGATCAATTATGGCCACCTTACAAAGAGGTGGACGCGTCGGGCGCAGTAATCAGGAATCAGCAGTTATCCTCATTGGACAGGAAGATGCGCTTGATCAGTATTTCATGCGCCATCCTGAAGACTTTTTCTCACGGCCGCCTGAGAACGCTGTGCTCAATCCATATAATCCCGTAATTATGGAAAAACACCTCATCTGTGCTGCTTCTGAACTTACTTTGCGCGAAAATGACTATCTTCTCAAAGATGATAAAATCAGAAGTAGAGTTCTTGAACTTGAGCAGGAAGGCGTACTTCTGCGAAACAAACGCGGCGATGAAATTTATTCCAAACGAAAAAGACCTCATCGGGAAATATCTCTACGCGGTGCCGGCGGTACCATTCACATTGAAGACTATGATACATCAGAACCTATCGGTACCATTGACGAAGTAAAAGCATATTCCGAGGCTCACGAAGGCGCAGTTTATATTCATCGCGGAAATACATACTGCATTAAAGAATTGGATTTAGCTTCCAGAAAAATTTCAGCTGTCAAACAACGAGTTGGTTATTACACCCGCGCGCGTAAAAATAAATCGACACAGATACTTGAGATATACTCTCAAAAAACAGTATTCGGCATTGTAATGCGTTTCGGTAAACTGAAAGTAACTGAGCAAGTGACAGGGTATGAAAAAAGAGCTGTGCGCGGCGGACAGTTGTTAGGAATTGTCCCTCTAGATCTGCCTCCGGTCATATTTGAAACGCAAGGGTTATGGATGGAAATTTCATCTGAAATTAAACTTAGAGCTGAGGATGAATTTATTCATTTCATGGGCGGTATTCATGCTGTGGAACATGCCGCGATTGGAATTCTTCCTTTAATGGTTCTCACTGACCGCAACGATTTAGGCGGAATTTCAACTCCCATGCACGAGCAGGTAGATGGTCCGGCAGTATTTATCTATGATGGTATTCCCGGCGGTGCAGGGCTAACTATGCAGGCCTTTGAACATGCAGAGGAACTACTTGAACGGACCTTACAAATAGTTTTAGACTGTGAGTGCGAACTTGGATGTCCGACATGTGTGCATTCTCCGAAATGCGGATCAGGCAATCGTCCTATCGATAAAAGTGCCGCAATTTTTGTTCTGCAAAATATGATACATGGTGAAACACCTAAAAATATTGAGGATATAAATATGCTTCTCAGACCTTTCGGCGAAGAAATTAAAAAGGAAGTTATTGAACCGAAAAATTTCGGAGTGCTTGATGTTGAAACAAGACGCTCAGCTCAAGAAGTTGGCGGCTGGAATAAAGCTGAACGCATGGGTATATCCATCGCTGTCCTTTACGATTCTGAAGAAGATAAATTCTTCGAATATGAAGAGCATCAGATCCCTGAAATGATAGATCGCCTTCAAAAAATGGACCTAATAATCGGCTTTAATATCGATAGGTTTGATTACAAAGTACTATCAGGAGTGCATGCTTTCCATTACAAAGGTTTACCTACTCTGGATCTACTTATAAAAGTACACGAAAAGCTGGGATATAGACTGAAACTTGATAACATCGCGCAGGCAACATTAGACACAGCTAAAAGCGCAGATGGTTTGCAAGCTTTGGAATGGTGGAAAGAAGGAAGGCTGGATCTCATCACCGATTATTGCAAGCAGGATGTTGCTGTAACCAGAGATGTTTATCTATTCGGTAAAGAAAACGGGTATGTGCTTTTCACGAATAAGGATAAAAAGAAAGTGCGGTTGCCGGTCGAGTGGTAG
- a CDS encoding tetratricopeptide repeat protein has product MRQWFILIFVSLFLMVQGCEKPADDNFKVIEKARKNFISGFYVDSEKGFERYLQDNPQGKYRFEAWNYLVKIDSEVRHDSERGASLLEAMYLEFGHKNDLAADLKGKLAEMYIRNGQYKLAVEALEKSLEFPDQSSEQLDSTRTLLAKTFRDLRNYDLAIYTYNDLAGSTDDSKIKAKALYEMAQTLTLIQAWERAESELNKLIVMDNVPENIHAKATFLLADIHEQKHEFKEAIELLNRIVDTYPNPQAVQYKLEYLKKLELSGGKEIKEVKDRNIKVKDTGNDENESDDFGGAI; this is encoded by the coding sequence ATGAGACAATGGTTTATATTAATTTTCGTATCCCTGTTCCTTATGGTTCAGGGGTGCGAAAAACCCGCTGATGATAATTTTAAGGTAATTGAAAAAGCGCGTAAAAATTTTATCAGCGGGTTTTATGTTGATTCTGAAAAAGGCTTTGAAAGATATCTTCAAGATAATCCACAAGGTAAATACAGGTTTGAAGCGTGGAATTACCTCGTAAAAATAGATTCAGAAGTACGTCATGACAGTGAAAGAGGAGCTTCTTTACTGGAAGCTATGTATCTTGAATTTGGTCACAAGAACGATCTCGCGGCGGATTTAAAGGGTAAGCTTGCGGAGATGTACATAAGAAACGGTCAATATAAATTAGCCGTTGAAGCTCTTGAAAAAAGTTTAGAATTTCCAGATCAATCGTCTGAACAGCTTGATTCAACAAGAACATTATTAGCTAAAACTTTTCGTGATTTAAGAAATTATGATTTGGCAATTTATACCTATAATGATCTTGCCGGCAGCACTGATGATTCGAAAATAAAAGCTAAGGCTCTGTATGAGATGGCACAAACCCTCACTCTTATTCAGGCGTGGGAAAGAGCAGAGTCAGAACTTAATAAATTGATAGTAATGGATAATGTTCCAGAAAATATTCATGCAAAAGCGACATTTCTGCTTGCAGATATTCATGAACAAAAGCATGAATTTAAAGAAGCTATAGAATTGTTAAATAGAATCGTTGATACTTATCCTAATCCGCAAGCGGTGCAGTATAAGCTTGAATATTTAAAGAAACTTGAATTGTCCGGTGGAAAAGAAATAAAAGAAGTTAAAGATCGTAATATTAAAGTTAAAGACACCGGTAATGATGAAAATGAATCTGACGATTTTGGTGGGGCTATTTGA